One Verrucomicrobiia bacterium DNA window includes the following coding sequences:
- a CDS encoding CTP synthase, which produces MADTKYIFVTGGVISSLGKGLTAAALGTLLEHRGLKVVLQKFDPYLNVDPGTMNPFQHGEVYVLDDGAETDLDLGHYERFTNVQLTRLNNLTSGQVYQTVLENERKGVYLGKTVQVIPHVTEEIQKRIYLMAEQSKADVVITEIGGTTGDIEGLPFLEAIREFALDVGPNNAMFIHVTYVPFIKAAGELKTKPTQQSVAKLREIGITPHVLVCRCEKPLDKDLRGKISMFCNVPLEAVIEEKDVDHSIYEVPLMLQRERMDEIVCRHLGLNTPQADMSQWREIIRTLIAPSHRVRIGVVGKYIGLQDAYKSVYEALIHGGIANDCGVEIVRIEAEEIERQGAEKMLAGLGGILVPGGFGERGIEGKILAARFAREKRIPYLGLCLGMQIAVIEFARHVLKLERAHSTEFEPRTPHPVICLQEEQKLVTKKGGTMRLGRQPSQLVMGTLAAKLYGAFVIQERHRHRYEFNNKYRKLFEEAGMVFSGTTPDGKLVELVEIPDHPFFIASQFHPEFQSKPHRPHPLFKGFIAAAHLAMHQKPL; this is translated from the coding sequence ATGGCGGACACCAAATACATTTTTGTCACCGGCGGCGTGATCAGCTCCCTGGGCAAGGGATTGACCGCCGCGGCCCTGGGCACCCTGCTCGAACACCGCGGCTTGAAGGTCGTCCTGCAAAAGTTCGATCCCTACCTCAACGTGGACCCGGGCACCATGAATCCCTTCCAACATGGCGAGGTCTATGTGTTGGATGACGGCGCCGAAACGGACCTGGACCTGGGCCATTACGAGCGTTTCACCAATGTCCAGTTGACCCGCCTCAACAACCTCACCAGTGGCCAGGTGTATCAGACCGTCCTGGAAAATGAACGTAAAGGCGTGTATCTGGGCAAAACGGTGCAGGTCATCCCGCACGTCACCGAGGAAATCCAGAAGCGCATCTACCTCATGGCCGAGCAGTCCAAGGCCGACGTGGTGATCACCGAAATCGGCGGCACCACCGGCGACATCGAGGGCCTGCCCTTCCTGGAGGCCATTCGGGAGTTTGCCCTCGATGTGGGCCCCAACAACGCCATGTTCATTCACGTCACCTACGTCCCCTTCATCAAGGCCGCGGGTGAGTTGAAAACCAAACCCACCCAGCAATCGGTGGCCAAATTGCGCGAAATTGGCATCACCCCCCATGTTCTCGTTTGCCGCTGCGAAAAACCGCTGGACAAGGATTTGCGCGGCAAAATCTCCATGTTCTGCAACGTCCCCCTCGAGGCCGTCATCGAAGAAAAGGATGTGGACCACTCCATTTACGAAGTGCCGCTGATGCTCCAGCGGGAGCGCATGGATGAAATCGTATGCCGGCACCTGGGCTTGAACACCCCCCAGGCGGACATGAGTCAGTGGCGCGAAATCATCCGCACCTTGATTGCCCCCTCGCATCGCGTGCGCATTGGCGTGGTGGGCAAATACATCGGCCTCCAGGACGCCTACAAATCCGTCTATGAGGCGCTCATTCACGGCGGCATCGCCAATGACTGCGGCGTCGAAATCGTGCGCATCGAGGCCGAGGAAATCGAACGCCAGGGCGCCGAGAAAATGCTGGCCGGACTGGGCGGCATCCTGGTGCCGGGCGGCTTCGGCGAGCGCGGCATCGAAGGCAAAATCCTGGCCGCACGTTTTGCGCGGGAAAAGCGCATCCCTTACCTCGGGCTGTGTCTGGGCATGCAAATTGCCGTCATTGAATTCGCGCGCCATGTCCTCAAACTCGAACGGGCGCACTCCACGGAATTTGAACCGCGCACCCCCCACCCCGTAATCTGCCTGCAGGAAGAACAAAAACTGGTCACCAAAAAGGGCGGCACCATGCGCCTGGGCCGGCAGCCGTCACAGTTGGTCATGGGAACACTGGCGGCCAAGCTGTATGGCGCCTTTGTCATTCAGGAACGGCATCGCCACCGCTACGAATTCAACAACAAATATCGCAAGTTGTTTGAAGAGGCCGGCATGGTCTTCAGCGGCACCACGCCGGACGGCAAACTGGTGGAACTGGTCGAAATTCCAGATCATCCCTTCTTCATCGCCAGCCAGTTCCATCCCGAATTCCAAAGCAAGCCCCACCGGCCCCACCCCCTGTTCAAGGGCTTTATTGCCGCCGCCCACCTGGCCATGCACCAGAAACCGCTGTAA
- a CDS encoding bifunctional folylpolyglutamate synthase/dihydrofolate synthase has product MNYSQAIAWLESLQMFGAKPGLERMVRLAAAAGHPEQHLRFIHVAGTNGKGSTCAMLESIYRRKGLKVGLFTSPHLVAFAERIQINRQCIPQSDVARLAGQLKPLVSDLSATDPPTFFEVVTLMALVYFAECRCELVIWETGLGGRLDATNIVQPLASVITNIDYDHEKWLGYTLPEIAGEKAGIIKPNTPVILAANRPEVAQVIRRRAAELQAPLTEVHHADRFTLAAASLALPLLGLHQRLNAATAIATTHALQHLLPVDWADVVAGLEQVHWPGRLQRVRLAGQEFVLDGAHNPGGVAALCQALAELYPQEKPAMIVGILRDKNWPQMLQTLRQQARRMLLVTVGSERAATATELREGCGPEDPSCPISCHVNLAEALRAAREEKLVVICGSLYLVGEALELLQLQSAPHHGEERSLNEWGGQPPSPALPHPS; this is encoded by the coding sequence TTGAACTATTCGCAAGCCATCGCCTGGCTGGAAAGCCTGCAGATGTTCGGCGCCAAGCCCGGTCTCGAGCGCATGGTGCGGCTCGCCGCCGCCGCCGGCCATCCCGAGCAACACCTGCGATTCATCCACGTTGCCGGGACCAACGGCAAAGGCTCCACCTGCGCCATGTTGGAAAGCATTTACCGCCGCAAGGGGCTTAAGGTGGGCCTGTTCACCTCCCCGCATCTGGTGGCCTTTGCGGAGCGCATCCAGATCAACCGCCAATGTATCCCGCAATCCGATGTGGCCCGGCTGGCCGGGCAGCTCAAGCCCTTGGTCTCGGACTTGAGCGCCACTGACCCTCCCACCTTTTTTGAGGTCGTCACCCTCATGGCGCTGGTGTATTTCGCTGAATGCCGCTGTGAGCTGGTCATCTGGGAAACCGGCCTGGGCGGGCGGCTCGACGCCACCAACATTGTGCAGCCCCTGGCCAGCGTCATCACCAATATTGATTACGATCACGAAAAATGGCTCGGCTACACCCTTCCGGAAATCGCGGGGGAAAAGGCGGGCATCATCAAACCCAACACCCCCGTCATCCTGGCCGCCAACCGGCCTGAAGTGGCCCAGGTCATCCGCCGCCGCGCCGCCGAGCTGCAGGCGCCACTGACGGAAGTTCACCACGCCGATCGTTTTACACTGGCCGCCGCCAGCCTGGCGCTGCCTCTTTTGGGACTGCACCAACGCCTGAATGCCGCCACCGCCATCGCCACCACCCACGCCCTGCAACACCTCCTGCCCGTGGACTGGGCCGATGTCGTCGCCGGGCTGGAACAGGTGCACTGGCCCGGGCGTTTGCAACGGGTGCGCCTTGCCGGCCAGGAGTTCGTGCTGGACGGCGCCCACAATCCAGGCGGCGTGGCGGCCTTGTGCCAGGCCCTCGCCGAGCTTTATCCCCAGGAAAAACCCGCCATGATCGTGGGCATTTTGCGCGATAAAAACTGGCCCCAGATGCTGCAGACCCTCCGCCAGCAGGCCCGGCGCATGCTCCTCGTCACCGTCGGCAGCGAGCGGGCCGCCACCGCCACCGAGTTGCGCGAGGGCTGCGGCCCGGAGGATCCCTCCTGCCCCATCTCCTGCCATGTCAATCTGGCGGAGGCCTTGCGCGCCGCCCGGGAGGAAAAACTGGTGGTGATCTGCGGCTCCCTCTACCTCGTGGGTGAAGCCCTCGAGCTGTTGCAGCTTCAATCCGCCCCCCATCACGGCGAGGAGCGCTCCCTCAACGAATGGGGCGGCCAACCCCCCTCCCCTGCGCTTCCCCATCCCTCCTGA
- a CDS encoding SDR family oxidoreductase, producing the protein MTRMEQLEARLRAQPRRWLITGAAGFIGSHLVETLLKWDQPVRGLDNFSTGKKDNLREVQKSVNARQWGQFELLEGDIRDLEQCRRACAGVDLVLHQAALGSVPRSLADPLGSHAVNVTGTLNVFHAAREAGVHRVIYASSSAVYGDHPDLPKVEARTGQPLSPYAATKCINEIYAGVMQRCYGLPTIGLRYFNVFGPRQDPEGPYAAVIPRWIARLMRGETVEIYGDGLTSRDFCPVINVVLANLLAALTEKELPPGRVYNIAVGQRTTLNELHGLLCAHLHQARPNLKLPPPAYKDFRPGDVRHSLADITQAQQELGYEPLETVTEGLARSMDWYLTHLDLPAPQ; encoded by the coding sequence ATGACCCGCATGGAACAATTGGAAGCTCGCCTGCGCGCCCAGCCGCGCCGCTGGCTAATCACCGGGGCCGCCGGTTTCATCGGCTCCCACCTGGTGGAAACCCTGCTGAAGTGGGACCAACCAGTGCGCGGCCTGGACAACTTCTCCACGGGAAAGAAGGACAACCTGAGAGAAGTGCAAAAATCCGTCAACGCCCGCCAGTGGGGACAATTTGAATTGCTCGAAGGCGACATCCGCGACCTGGAGCAGTGCCGGCGCGCCTGTGCAGGTGTGGACCTCGTCCTGCATCAAGCGGCTCTCGGCTCGGTGCCTCGCTCCCTCGCCGATCCCCTGGGCAGTCACGCCGTCAATGTCACCGGTACGCTCAACGTGTTTCACGCGGCCCGCGAAGCCGGCGTCCACCGGGTCATCTATGCCAGCAGCAGCGCTGTCTATGGAGACCATCCCGACCTCCCCAAAGTGGAGGCCCGCACCGGGCAGCCGCTAAGCCCCTACGCAGCCACCAAATGCATCAATGAAATCTATGCCGGCGTGATGCAGCGTTGCTACGGCCTGCCAACCATCGGACTGCGCTATTTCAATGTCTTCGGTCCACGACAGGACCCCGAGGGCCCTTATGCTGCGGTCATCCCCCGCTGGATTGCCCGGTTGATGCGGGGAGAAACAGTGGAAATTTATGGCGACGGCCTGACCAGCCGCGATTTCTGTCCGGTCATCAACGTAGTCCTGGCCAATCTCCTGGCGGCCCTCACCGAAAAAGAACTGCCGCCCGGCCGGGTGTATAATATCGCCGTGGGACAACGCACCACCTTGAACGAATTGCACGGCCTCTTGTGCGCGCACCTGCACCAGGCCAGGCCCAACCTCAAATTGCCGCCGCCTGCTTATAAAGACTTCCGGCCCGGCGATGTCCGCCATTCGCTGGCGGACATTACCCAGGCGCAACAAGAGCTGGGTTACGAACCACTGGAAACCGTAACCGAGGGATTGGCACGTTCTATGGATTGGTATCTAACTCATCTGGACCTCCCCGCCCCCCAGTAG
- a CDS encoding family 43 glycosylhydrolase, whose product MKPSIYCFLTCLWVLKGMSAADSMAFPNPVLYGADPHAMVLSNTFWVYPTWSDGRGERFFAFSSTNLTDWQRHGPLLDLKDVAWVKDDGQERHHAWAPAILPARGRFYFYYSVGPQNPTPSRIGVAVGDSPAGPFKDSGKPLLTGGQGFEAIDPMVFADPRSGKTYFYAGGSAGARLRVFEMNPDLLTFAKEIPVQTPPNFTEGVFMHFDHGQYYLSYSHGSWRHASYSVHYATAPSPIGPWTYRGAILTSDETRKGPGHHSFVRHPRTGEWLIFYHRWENQTGDGPYRGLRQICVEKVDYEAQGLIRPIRMTTAPNRSPSPASRR is encoded by the coding sequence ATGAAACCCTCAATCTACTGTTTCCTGACGTGCCTCTGGGTATTGAAGGGGATGTCGGCTGCCGATTCCATGGCTTTTCCCAACCCTGTTCTTTATGGGGCCGACCCTCATGCGATGGTGCTGAGCAATACCTTCTGGGTTTACCCCACCTGGAGCGATGGACGCGGAGAGCGGTTCTTCGCCTTCTCTTCCACCAACCTGACCGACTGGCAGCGTCACGGCCCGCTGTTGGATTTGAAGGACGTGGCTTGGGTCAAGGACGACGGCCAGGAACGCCATCACGCGTGGGCCCCGGCCATCTTGCCCGCTCGCGGCAGGTTTTACTTTTACTATTCGGTGGGCCCGCAAAATCCCACCCCCTCGCGCATCGGCGTGGCCGTCGGCGATTCTCCCGCCGGACCCTTCAAGGACTCCGGCAAACCCCTGCTGACCGGCGGCCAGGGCTTTGAAGCCATAGACCCCATGGTATTTGCAGACCCCCGCAGCGGCAAAACCTACTTCTACGCCGGCGGCAGTGCCGGCGCCAGGCTGCGCGTATTTGAAATGAACCCGGACTTGCTCACCTTCGCCAAGGAAATCCCCGTCCAAACTCCTCCCAACTTTACCGAGGGCGTCTTCATGCATTTCGACCATGGCCAATACTATCTCTCTTACAGTCACGGAAGCTGGCGTCATGCCTCCTACTCCGTGCATTATGCCACCGCGCCCTCCCCCATCGGGCCGTGGACGTACCGGGGCGCCATCTTAACCAGTGACGAAACGCGCAAAGGCCCCGGCCATCACTCCTTTGTGCGACATCCGCGCACCGGAGAATGGCTCATCTTCTATCACCGCTGGGAAAATCAAACCGGCGACGGCCCCTATCGGGGCCTGCGCCAGATTTGCGTCGAAAAAGTGGACTACGAAGCTCAGGGCCTCATCCGCCCCATCCGCATGACCACCGCTCCCAACCGCAGTCCCAGTCCGGCCTCGCGCCGCTAA
- a CDS encoding class I SAM-dependent methyltransferase, which yields MGQQEQYYRHNEAYAEFLAGWDTAFYAKYADTLRPDSPGSRVLDVGCGVGQVVARLLSQGFEAHGVEVSEPNIQRARQISEHCRLYDGRHLPYPDQFFEAAGALNVLEHVEEPEAFIAEIVRVVAPGGKVVISSPNFFRALGFRDYHPRMRGPGNKWRNWRRQREKLRQMREQPGAVKFDRMTPIVKEPFTPDDDAIVATNAREIAFFLERNGCRIVRMECTDRYVPKPLDFLLNAGPWRFYMFNAFVVARKK from the coding sequence ATGGGGCAACAGGAACAGTACTATCGTCATAACGAGGCGTATGCCGAGTTTCTGGCGGGGTGGGACACGGCCTTTTATGCCAAATACGCGGACACGCTGCGCCCGGACAGCCCCGGCAGCCGGGTGTTGGATGTGGGGTGTGGCGTGGGGCAGGTAGTGGCGCGTTTGTTGAGTCAGGGCTTCGAGGCGCACGGGGTGGAGGTCTCCGAGCCGAATATTCAGCGCGCCCGACAAATCAGCGAGCATTGCCGCCTGTATGATGGGCGACATTTACCCTACCCGGATCAATTTTTTGAGGCGGCCGGCGCTTTGAATGTTTTGGAGCACGTAGAAGAGCCCGAGGCTTTTATCGCGGAGATCGTCCGAGTGGTGGCGCCGGGCGGGAAGGTTGTCATTTCCAGTCCCAATTTTTTCCGGGCCCTGGGCTTTCGCGATTACCATCCCCGCATGCGCGGTCCTGGCAACAAGTGGCGCAACTGGCGGCGCCAGCGCGAGAAGCTGCGCCAGATGCGCGAGCAGCCCGGGGCGGTGAAGTTTGATCGCATGACGCCCATCGTCAAGGAACCGTTCACCCCGGATGATGATGCCATCGTGGCCACCAACGCCCGCGAAATCGCCTTTTTTCTGGAGCGCAACGGCTGCCGGATCGTGCGCATGGAATGCACGGATCGTTACGTGCCCAAGCCATTGGATTTTTTGCTGAACGCGGGTCCCTGGCGTTTCTACATGTTTAACGCCTTCGTGGTCGCCCGGAAAAAATGA